The following coding sequences are from one Schistosoma mansoni, WGS project CABG00000000 data, supercontig 0481, strain Puerto Rico, whole genome shotgun sequence window:
- a CDS encoding syntaxin, putative: MECYEDKLLVKSDQESLVSKSKHKAPDNNSTKKLRNEWQTAVNSLQYTFSMIRQKMKEVIALHDRHLMASNLDDNLNEDQEIEFQTKELTQLFNLSHSQLGQLSKLKRSSVIWQQSQEAKLAENIVCNLARTLQDLSVIFRKAQSEYLNKLRSRDERIRSYLNIDLNMGDTSSSPSNNVVNEFDDGDYAVWESQKQRRSLLLTENTNMVVQREQEIHQIVQSIHELNEIFRDVAQMVVDQVSTLNIFGSTYYVVQNTLYSGTLVDRIDYNVEHTQIRVEEGLKHLTKAQSHQSKDRKMIIILVLAGLVVIFGVLLIVTKFR, encoded by the exons AAATCTGATCAAGAATCATTGGTATCCAAATCTAAACATAAAGCTCCTGACAATAACTCCACCAAAAAGTTACGTAATGAATG GCAAACCGCAGTAAATTCACTTCAATATACGTTCAGCATGATACGACAAAAAA TGAAAGAAGTTATTGCTCTTCATGATAGACATCTCATGGCTTCGAATTTGGACGACAATTTAAATGAAGATCAGGAAATAGAGTTTCAAACTAAAGAACTTACTCAG TTGTTTAATCTATCGCATAGCCAACTTGGCCAGTTATCAAAATTGAAACGTTCCTCAGTTATATGGCAACAGTCGCAAGAAGCTAAGTTGGCAGAAAACATTGTTTGCAATCTGGCGCGAACTCTCCAAGATCTGTCAGTGATATTTCGAAAGGCTCAATCAGAATACCTAAATA AACTTCGATCCAGAGATGAACGAATACGTAGTTACTTAAATATAGATTTAAATATGGGAGatacatcatcatcaccatcaaaCAACGTGGTAAATGAGTTTGATGATGGTGATTATGCT GTTTGGGAATCACAAAAACAAAGACGGAGTTTATTACTTACGGAAAATACAAATATGGTTGTACAACGTGAACAAGAAATTCACCAGATTGTTCAGTCTATTCATGAATTGAACGAAATTTTTCGCGATGTTGCACAAATGGTTGTGGATCAAGTAAGTACTTTAAACATTTTCGGATCAACTTACTATGTGGTTCAAAACAC GTTATATTCG GGGACATTAGTGGATCGTATCGATTATAATGTGGAACATACTCAAATTCGAGTTGAAGAGGGTTTGAAGCATTTAACGAAAGCACAAAGTCACCAATCGAAGGATcgtaaaatgattattattcttGTATTGGCTGGATTGGTCGTTATATTCGGTGTTCTACTGATTGTTACCAAATTTCGATAA